A section of the Streptomyces sp. V3I8 genome encodes:
- a CDS encoding N-acetylmuramoyl-L-alanine amidase yields the protein MPASRTDPSPSARRRRARRTAGAVASAALLLPLLGAAPYDDGGRATAPSAQLQKAFTDAAAEYHVPQSVLLAVSYLQSRWDAHGGAPSVTGGYGPMHLTDARTAIARSAVPHHSDGTEDARGDDSRGALPAGAKVPENTRLPARFKTLTKAAELSGIPAERLRTDTAANVAGGAALLAAAQKQLGEPLGGDAADWYGAVARYSGADDTATAAAYADDVFDVIRRGEKRTTDAGQQVALAAQPRLRPVTAQVRSAGLRAPAAGATECPATVSCEWIPAPYEEFGDGDYGNHDLGDRPKSQSIKYIVVHDTEGTWEGVLNMVQDPTYVSWQYTLRSTDGHIAQHVKAKDVAWHAGNWYINATSIGLEHEGFLTAPDTWYTEAMYRSSARLVKYLSKKYGIPLDRQHILGHDTVPGTTTATIPGMHTDPGPYWDWQHYFALLGRPLHATAGPKGGLVTVAPRFATNKPLFTGCVTAGEPCETHGSSAVRLYTEPDENAPLVKDIGLRPSGADSTTGVNDLGSRVSTGQQYAVAGRDGDWTAIWYLGQKAWFRNPKKQPTAVNASGAVVTPKDGLAEIPVYGRAYPEKEAYPAGVPVQAVSPLPYKLLAGQEYVVGDKVPGEYFYAPTFDTTPHRVVRGADLYYEIQFGHRVAFVRAADVRVTPSA from the coding sequence TTGCCAGCATCCCGCACCGACCCCAGCCCCTCCGCCCGGCGCAGACGTGCCCGCCGGACCGCGGGCGCCGTCGCCTCGGCCGCGCTCCTGCTGCCCCTGCTCGGCGCCGCCCCGTACGACGACGGCGGACGGGCGACCGCTCCCTCCGCACAGCTGCAGAAAGCTTTCACTGACGCGGCGGCCGAGTACCACGTGCCGCAGAGCGTGCTCCTCGCCGTCTCCTACCTGCAGTCCCGCTGGGACGCGCACGGCGGGGCGCCCAGTGTCACGGGCGGCTACGGCCCGATGCACCTGACCGACGCCCGCACGGCGATCGCCCGCTCCGCGGTGCCGCACCACAGCGACGGCACGGAGGACGCGCGCGGCGACGACTCACGCGGCGCGCTCCCGGCCGGGGCGAAGGTCCCGGAGAACACCCGGCTGCCGGCCCGCTTCAAGACCCTGACGAAGGCCGCCGAGCTCAGCGGCATCCCCGCCGAGCGACTGCGCACGGACACGGCGGCGAACGTGGCGGGCGGTGCCGCGCTGCTGGCCGCCGCCCAGAAGCAGCTCGGCGAACCGCTCGGCGGCGACGCGGCCGACTGGTACGGGGCGGTGGCCCGTTACTCGGGCGCCGACGACACGGCGACGGCGGCCGCCTACGCCGACGACGTCTTCGACGTGATCCGGCGGGGCGAGAAGCGCACGACGGACGCGGGGCAGCAGGTCGCGCTCGCCGCGCAGCCGCGGCTGCGCCCGGTGACGGCACAGGTGAGGAGTGCGGGGCTGCGGGCTCCCGCCGCCGGTGCCACCGAGTGCCCGGCGACCGTGTCCTGCGAGTGGATCCCGGCCCCGTACGAGGAGTTCGGGGACGGCGACTACGGCAACCACGACCTGGGCGACCGGCCGAAGTCACAGAGCATCAAGTACATCGTCGTCCACGACACCGAGGGCACCTGGGAAGGTGTCCTCAACATGGTGCAGGACCCGACCTACGTGTCGTGGCAGTACACCCTGCGCTCCACCGACGGGCACATCGCCCAGCACGTGAAGGCCAAGGACGTGGCCTGGCACGCGGGGAACTGGTACATCAACGCCACGTCGATCGGCCTGGAGCACGAGGGCTTCCTCACCGCGCCCGACACCTGGTACACCGAGGCGATGTACCGGTCGTCGGCACGCCTGGTGAAGTACCTGTCCAAGAAGTACGGCATTCCGCTGGACCGGCAGCACATCCTCGGCCACGACACCGTGCCCGGCACCACGACGGCGACCATTCCGGGGATGCACACGGACCCGGGCCCCTACTGGGACTGGCAGCACTACTTCGCACTGCTGGGCAGGCCGCTGCACGCCACGGCCGGGCCGAAGGGCGGCCTGGTGACCGTGGCGCCGCGGTTCGCCACCAACAAGCCGCTGTTCACCGGCTGCGTCACGGCCGGTGAACCCTGCGAGACGCACGGGTCCAGCGCCGTACGCCTGTACACGGAACCCGATGAGAACGCGCCGCTCGTCAAGGACATCGGCCTGCGGCCCTCGGGCGCGGACTCCACGACCGGCGTGAACGACCTCGGTTCGCGCGTCTCCACCGGCCAGCAGTACGCGGTCGCCGGACGCGACGGCGACTGGACCGCGATCTGGTACCTCGGCCAGAAGGCCTGGTTCAGGAACCCGAAGAAGCAGCCGACGGCGGTGAACGCGTCCGGTGCCGTCGTCACCCCGAAGGACGGACTGGCCGAGATCCCCGTGTACGGGCGCGCGTACCCGGAGAAGGAGGCCTACCCGGCGGGTGTGCCCGTCCAGGCGGTGTCGCCGCTGCCGTACAAGCTCCTCGCGGGGCAGGAGTACGTGGTCGGTGACAAGGTGCCGGGCGAGTACTTCTACGCGCCGACCTTCGACACGACGCCCCACCGGGTGGTGCGGGGTGCGGACCTGTACTACGAGATCCAGTTCGGGCACCGGGTGGCGTTCGTACGGGCCGCGGACGTGCGGGTGACGCCGTCCGCGTAG